TTATCAAACGAGATGCAACAAATTGGGATTAAAAGCAAGCATTCTTCTAAAATCCAATAGAACCGCAAAACATCATGATGAACCCTAGTTTTGACCAATGTAGCTTCTAAACCAAATTCATTCCAAGATAGTGGCCCAAAAATCACGTAAAAATATTCATTAGAAAGCTCATAAAATAAACTACGTGATgtaaatttttttacaaaatttcatcGATTATAACTCAAGTTATGCTTAAATCAATCGAGACCAAAAACACACCTAAACTACCCGAAACATAAAGTTCTTGCTCATGTCTTCCTTCCAATCCCTTCCTTCCATCCCCCTCATATTTTGAACCATAGATGAACGTCTCATCCAACGGTCCATATTTAAAATTATGGAAGAGAGGGATCCGTGTGCTAGTCGTCTCTACCAATCATATTTCATTTTATGGATACCGTCTAACTCACACATGACTATTTAAATCCCTTCATTTCCGTTACCTCCTCACACGACGAAATTATCAGTGCATTACCACTTTGATCTAATCCTCAATTTCCCAATTTCTCTTGAAACCCTAATCCTAAATCGATTTCCCAACTTCGGCGTTCTAATGGCCACTGAGGAACCAACTGTCGCCGTGGAATCTGCGCCTGAGCTGGCGGAAGAGAATCCCGCTGAGGCTACAGCCAATCCCAAATCTGGCAAAGCAAAGAAAGCTAAAGAGCCCAAAGCCAAGAAGGCTGCAGCTCCTAGGAAGCCACGAGCTCCTCCTGCTCATCCTCCTTACGAAGAGGTATTTCATAATTCAAATTTTTTCTAAATGGTTCCGATTATGTTGTAGGTTTCCGTAATTCAGATCTGAATTCGTGTTAATATGTGATCTGTCTGTGACAGATGGTCAAGGATGCAATCGTTACTTTGAAGGAGAAGACTGGATCAAGTCAGTATGCTATCACTAAATTCATTGAAGAGAAACAGAAGAATCTTcctggaaattttaagaagcttCTGCTTTTCCATTTGAAGAAGCTTGTGGCTGCTGGGAAGTTGGTCAAGGTTAAGAATTCGTATAAACTTCCTTCGGCTAAGGCTTCGAAGCCGGCTATAACTGCTTCTGCTCCGGCTAAGAAGAAGCCGGCTGCTAAGTCCAAACCTGCTTCGAAGGCCAAGGAAGGGAAACGTGCTAAAACAACTTCTAAATCCCCTTCTAAGACAAAGGCTAAAGCGGCGGCTAAACCAAAGGCTGCTCCTAAGGCTAAATCCACCGCAACGAAGACGAAGGCTGTGGCTGCTGTGAAGCCGAAGGCGAGTGCATCTGCTAAGCCAAAAACCGTAGCTAAATCGAAGGCGAAGCCAAAGGAAAAGCCGGCTAAGGCTTCGAGGACTTCAACAAGGACTTCTCCTGGGAAGAAGGCGGCTGTCCCTAAAGCTGCTCCGAAGAAGGCTGCCGCGCCTAAAAAGGCTCCTTCGAAGAGTGCTAAGCCGAAAAGTGTCAAATCACCGGCGAAGAAAGCTACGACGAGGAGGGGAAAGAAATGAGAAGGGAGGCTAGTCGAAAT
This is a stretch of genomic DNA from Gossypium arboreum isolate Shixiya-1 chromosome 11, ASM2569848v2, whole genome shotgun sequence. It encodes these proteins:
- the LOC108474150 gene encoding histone H1-like, which codes for MATEEPTVAVESAPELAEENPAEATANPKSGKAKKAKEPKAKKAAAPRKPRAPPAHPPYEEMVKDAIVTLKEKTGSSQYAITKFIEEKQKNLPGNFKKLLLFHLKKLVAAGKLVKVKNSYKLPSAKASKPAITASAPAKKKPAAKSKPASKAKEGKRAKTTSKSPSKTKAKAAAKPKAAPKAKSTATKTKAVAAVKPKASASAKPKTVAKSKAKPKEKPAKASRTSTRTSPGKKAAVPKAAPKKAAAPKKAPSKSAKPKSVKSPAKKATTRRGKK